From Plasmodium malariae genome assembly, chromosome: 4:
AGATGTACAACACTTTTTTTCAATAGACATATCGATGTGAATCTCATTATGAGCTATGTAAAAATGGCTACAAAATGGTGCAAATGTGTGAGAAGCGCTTCCAGAACAAGTGGCTGTACTAGCAGTGGTGCGGACGCACAAGAACGCTGGGATAGGTTAACCTCAGCAGTGGAGCAATGCCTTAAGAAGAACTGCGCATACTTCCACACAGACGAAGTAGTAGGCATGATAAACTTTTTGATGgaagaaaaatacaatagTAAAGAACTAAAAGATCctattaaacatatatgcaGGAAGTTTTGTGTTGACTGTAGAAGGAACAAGAGTAGTGAGTATTACAGTGTAAAAGAGATTAGAGATATCGTTTCACTCCTTGCAAAGAGAAAACATTttgatgaaaattttttaacatgCGCATCGAGGTACATTATAGATAACATGGATACTATAAATTCAAACAATTTAACCCAGATTGTTATTAACATGTAcagaattttaaaatataataagaacGAACTGTTGTATGAAATATTGAATAGGTACAACCCCCCAGATACGCGTAAGAGTAGGAAATATACTATTGTAAATTCCttctttttagaaaaaactAAAATGAAATACAGAAAAAAGGGGATACGTCAATTAGATAGAAGCAATAAGAAAATGTGTATTAGATGGGGGAATAGCTTGAACAGTTTTAGCTACTCAATGAATTGTGAtaacaaagaaaaagatgTAGAGGATAACAAGAAAAATGCTataaattttagaaaaattagaaatttcgataaagtaaaaataaaaaaattgcttcAGTTCATCAAGGTACTAATAGacaacaatatatatattgacaGCAGGTGGTCAGAATATTTCTTCTCACtaattaagaataaatatgtttttataaaaacaaaaaattatcatcTACTCTGTTTTGCATTACTTCatatagaattaaaaaaaaatataacaaaattttttcacccatatagtaaatataatatctaCAGTACATATTCATTTGTACAAATTGTATctacaaataatttatcatCTTTAATTCAAATTACTCTACTATTTAGCTTTTACATGCACAAGCAAGGTACTACTTTATTCTTTGCCTTACTTTTTAACATTCTTcgtaaattttgtaaaagaaGTAAAGGAATACTTACAGGTATGCATGACTGGAGGGGCTCTAACTGTGCAAATGGGGAAATTGTTTTCCCTCATTCATCAACATCGTACATCCAGGATGACCACATCATTGAAACTTATTCCCAAAGTGCATATTCACAtgatatgaaaatatacgagaaaaacaaaaacaacaaatatcagaaaaaaaaagaaaaaaaaaaaaaattcgagTTTATGAACAAAATTGATAAAGTTAAAATACCCTCGTGTGATCTACTCGAATGGAATGTCCCACATAACAGGGTTGCACATGAAAACGTTTTGCAAATTCAAAAGCAAATACAGTATGAATTGCATCAATTGCATGAACTGCAAAAGGATGAGCCCATGCAATGCCATCAAGGGTGGGATGGAATCGTCCAAAGGGGGGGGGAATTATCCCTAATAGGGGCATCAAGTGAAAGCAGGAGCAGTGATTCTATTTTGAATGAACATAGACACTTTCGAAAAAATGGTTCTTCCCTTGAGCCTTGTGGATTTGCAGAGGAGAAGAACGTCAAAGGAGGCAGCTTCAAACGTACTGGAAATGCTAGAAGTAGAGAAATTGCTAACTGTGGGAACGATAACACGTATAGCCTTTCCCATATAGCAGATATCGCCTTTCCCGATGGAAATGTAAACAGAGGAGATACAAATGTGGAAACGGCTTtctataaaagtaaaaaagagaaagttTTCTCTACAGAGTGCAATGGAAAGTACGATAGCGATTACTTTGATCAACTAAACAACTCGAGAAATGTACTTCTCATTATTaacaatttgttttttcatatcAAAATGGGCTACAATGGTGGAAGTAGTAGTGGGGGAAGCGGTatcagtagtagtagtactGATGTGAACAGTTGCTTATTAAAAAGCGAAAACACACAAAGCTGCAGTGCAAATTTTACTTTGGAACAGCTGACCATTAGACAGTTGTTGCTCTTGTATGAGGCATACACGTTATGCTGCTCGTATATTGATCATTCCTTGAAAACGatcaaaattatgaacaacgACAAGAATGCTATTTCGTCCAAATTCCACAAGCAGGTGGCATCCGTTGTAGCGCAGCTTGTAACTACTTAAAaagagaaggaaaaaaaaaaaataaagcaaagaaaataaaataaagcagagaaaataaagcaaagaaaataaaataaagcagagaaaataaagcaaagaaaataaaataaagcagagaaaataaagcaaagaaaataaaataaagcagagaaaataaagcaaagaaaataaagcaaagaaaataaagcaaaagaaagaaaaagataaatcaCCTCCTTTACGTTTAATTCATTTTGCACATTTAGACGAGCACATCTGTCAAGTGATACTACAATTTTGCATCAGGTCCCTCTCTATTTGTTGCTTCTaccattttttacatatcgtatctttttcattttcattttgcagAGTTCTAAAAGTGAAGTAATAAACGAGCTCGTTCATCATCCCTTTCAAGTGGACATTTGCATAAGGAGGAAGTTTCCCTgaccatatttttttttttttttttttgttttttaaatctaAGTTTTTGcagtatatatgttttctttGATATTGAAGCGGAAAGGTGGCGATTTGAAGAGTTTGCGCAATGCCGCTGATGGGGGCGCAAATGAGTCTGATGTGAGTGCGACacgcataaatatatgtttgtgcATGGGTATACATGTAAGCATGTGTGTAAATGTGTGTAAATGTGTGTAAATGTGTGTAAATGTGTGTAAATGTGTGTAAATGTGTGTAAATGTGTGTAAATGTGTGTAAATGTGTGTAAATGTGTGTAAATGTGTGTAAATGTGTGTAAatgtatgtgcatgtatatttatgttcacgcatatgtatacatatgtacatatttatacctGCGTCTTGGGGCACACTAAAAGGGGcccattcattttttttaatttttaatttttcttttttttcattcccATCGAGTATTCTCCCGAATTATACCTCCATGTTACTTCCctatttattcctttttttttttttttttagttcgTCATCTGCATCTCCttgtgcatattttttttctatgcTCATCTCGCTGAAGCTTCCGCTATATTTCCTTTTCCCCTTTTTCTTGGGAGATAAATTTTTCGAATTAGCTGGAGAAGGAGTGTCAGATGCGATGCTGCCAGTATTGCTTAATCGAATTATATCACATGATACTTTTTTCCTGCTAGAGCTTCGGACATTGTAGGGTACACTTCCTTTGAGGGGGAATTCCTGAGTGGAGTTCTCGCTATTGTGGGGTTTACCATCTGCACATGTCTTCTTGTCTGTGCAGGATTTTCCATCTATGCAGATCTTTTTTTTGGGGTTATCCATTTCTCCTATTCCAACCTCTTCAATGCCAACCTCTTCAATGCCAACCTTTTCAATGCCAACCTCTTCAATGCCAACCTTTTCAATGCCAACCTCTTCAATGCCAACCTCTTCTTCCCCCGTGACAAACTGTTCCGGTTCGCCCAATTCGTTAAGAGTCCTTTTCTCCTCATGCGTACTCTTTTCAGCAAACGAATTCTCAatcaattttataaaatcattTTCTGTCAATTTTTCCTCTTCCATTAAATTTGCGTTAATAACTTTTCGTCGTctcttaaaatttatttcggTACATTCATCAGTATCatcataaaaaagatatgaaGGTAACTCCtccttatttattaatttattggTTTTAATTAGGACCCTCTCAACTTCATTTTGATTTTCCTCCCTAAGGATGAAGCTGTAGAAGTCATCCTGCACTTCGTGAGAGGCACTGTGAGCAGCATTGTGAGCGGTATTGTAGAGGATAGTATGATCCATTTCTTCTCCTTCTTGAAGAGACGTATCGTTTACATCCCCGAAAGATAAAGTGCTTTTGTTGTTACAATTATCAGCACATATACCTGTACTGTTAATACTGTTTTTATCAGTAACTTCATCACGTTCCCCCGGTTGACCCCTTTTTAACTTATTACTTGAATGATTGGACATTGTAACATTGTGTTGTTCACTTTCtgcttttatattttttacgtcGTTCTTTTCGTGTTCTAGATCTGATGAGAAAGAATCATCTTGTTTTTTGTTCAAACAGCCCTTTGCCAGATTCTCACTATGCTCAGCATCCTTCACACTATTCCTTTGTTCCTTCCCCCTTTGACCACACATCATGTGCTTAGATGTTTCAACGCTAACATCAACTCCAATCTCGACGTCAGTCTCATCGCCAACATCAACTTCAATCTCGACATCACCCTCATCGCTAACTTCTCTCCCCTTCCCCTCTTCGTCTTCACTCATATAAGTAAATTGCCCCTTACCTAGGTCTTCCCTGCTGAGGGAGTTTAAAACGGAAAAGTAGTGTTCcccaaaataatttttgtcaAAATGGAGGAAATAATCTATTTCTTCTTCATTCCTACCCATGTAATAGTTTAAAACTATAGGATTAGTGGGTTGTGTAGTGGCATCATTCTGTtgatatcttttaaaaatattttttaatttattttgtctaTCTTcatcattataaatattgttatataacCCTGCTTGTATAACTTTATCATTCATTTTCAACTTGTTCTGTGCTTTTTTTAGAACTAATTCTTCTACTTCTGATAATGTAATGAATCGAAATACTTTCACTACATTTTTCTGTCCAATCCTATGGCACCTACACATGGCTTGTATATCTTGGTGTGGATTGAAATCGCtatcaaaaattataacagtaTCTGCTGCTTGTAGGTTTAACCCTAAGCTCCCTGACCTCGTTGATAAGATAAAGATCATCGTATCTTCATTTCCTCCATTCGCCAACTCGTCTCTCGGTTTCTCCCCCAAAGTTCTATCACGTTGGCATCTACCTCCGTTATCGACGCTATCACCACTTTCACCATCTCCTTGGCTTCCGCCATTATTATCGATTCCCCCCCTTTTGCCGTTCTGACCACTCTGGTCGTTCCCCCGGTTGAAGGCCTCTATAATTTTCTTGCGCTCGTTTAGAGCTATATTTCCGTCCAGGCGGTGGTACTTGTACTGCCTAAGGTCCAAGTAGTCACATAAGATGTCCATAAGCTTCGTCATCTGTGAAAAGATAAGTATCTTGTGCTTGAATTTCACAAGTTTGGGCAGCATTCTATCTAGGACTTCAAATTTACCGCTACATTTGATAAGCATTTCATCAATATTATAATCATCTAAGAATAAATAAGGATGGTTaactatttttcttaattgcataacaatattttgaaaagtCTTTGTAGTTACAGATCCATTGTGATTAACTTGTTTAAATCCTTTAGTTTCTATTTgtttatacaaaattttctGATACAAGGATAATTCGATGTGTACATTATATTCATACTTCTTAGGTAACGATTTTAAAACATCCTTTTTTACTCTTCTAAGCATAAAAGGTAGTAACACACTATGAAGCctattaattattaacaacTGCTCTTCTTCTGTAATAGTTTCATACACACCCTTTTCATTATGTAATGGCTCAATAAACCATTTTTCAAAATCTACACATGAGCAAAAAATTTTaggtaaaagaaaattaagaaGAGACCATAACTCACTTAAATTATTCTGTAATGGAGTTCCTGTTAATAATACACGATGTTTACTTTTAAACTcagataatattttatgaaatcgtgatttattattcttcatACGATGACCTTCATCAACTACTATATAATTCCAAGCTATTTTCATGAGTACCGTCTTTTCCTTTATTACAAAATCGAATGTTGTTAAACATATATCAAATTCGCATTCTAGTAAATGCTTACCCATATTTCTTCTGTGTATTTTGTTAcctatatatgttattacgTTCAACGTTGGGCACCAGATACTAAACTCGTTGATCCAATTGGGCAGTGTTGATAGTGGAACAATTACGATACTCTTTAAATTGGTACTGGAAGTCGCACTGCCAGTGCCACTTCCTTCGCTTCCTCTAATTGCACTTCCTGTATTAGCACCATATTTGAACTCCTTTAGATAAGCAAACAAACTAATCGTCTGGACCGTTTTACCCAGTCCCATTTCGTCAGCCAAAATGCCATGAAGATTGTTATTATACAATGATACCAACCACTCTAATCCCTCCAGCTGATATTGCATTAATTTTCCTCCTACCAAAATGGATGGTTGAACTACTTTTTCCTTAACTGAGTGGGATAACCTATAGTATTCCTCTCTcgtatttttgtaatttgtCATATGCGATTCGTTCGCATTCTCGTCCCGTTTTGTTATGCCTGCACTTTTACCCATTCCATCGGAAGAGCCACTGCCATTATGGTTACTCCCACCACTACCACTACTCCCACCACTACTGTTACAATCGTTAAGGTTACTACTACAACTGCCACTAATAATGATTTCACCGTTAATGCTGccatttatctttttttcgaCAATACCCCCCCCTTTCTGCAATAACATGGAGGAGGTCATGTTACTTAGGAACTTCTCAGTAACAGCCACCAACTCTTGCAGtctcttattttttgttttttttatcaatttaatatattcatccatgttattttcttttaataatctCATTCGTTCTTTTTCCTCTCTTTctactattatttttctcttttgttCTATAGCTTTCATTTGATTATAACACAAGTTCGCCAATACTTTTTTGTGTTCTATCCTTTCTTCATATACCATATTAATGTAATTACTGTGCTTCCTTAAGCTATTCCAATTCGTTACTAATATATactgttttaaattattaattttgttttgaaTTTTTGAACTCTTTTtgatgttatttatatacttctCTAGACTGTTCTTCGTTACactttctattttatttatgtctTCATTGAAACTCACACTGCATTTGTTTTTATCACCACTTAACTTGAGGTTCTGCTCACCTTTTCCACTAACTGTACCACTGCTTACACCACTTCCCTTACCACTACCCATACCGCTTCCCTTTCCACTGCCCATACCGCTTCCCTTTCCACTGCCCATACCGCTTCCCTTTCCACTGCCCATATCGCTTCCCTTGCCACTACCCATACCGCTAGCACTCCACAGTTCATCGAGGGCTGTTTCGGCTCTCCTCCTATTTTGCAAAGATCTGTAGGCAAATATGTTAGCAGCTGGCTGATTTTCACACCTTAACCGATTCATGCATTTTATTGGTATTTTCATTGGCTGGTTATCACTAATTATGTGAAAACCAAACAAGGAATTTATAACATCTGCTCttaatttcttttgttttaattctattttcTTTACCATATCttcatttgaaaaaatgttTCTCATTACTTCCATTAAGTCTTTCATAACGTTAAGATTCTTATGcttcattttaatattcttatctgtaatactttttactttttcaaaaaatttcaaattaaaatgactcatcatattatattttatacatatttcatttatatgtctaaaataaacattttttgcTCTTTCGAGCTTTTTCAAATTACTCAACTCTTCTTCATCAAATTCTAAACGTTCTATTATTTCTTCATCTGATGTATTAGAACTGTCAGTACTATTTTCTTCGCTATCTGATGAGTCcgaaaataaaaagctgCTATCAGAATCGTCTCCTGATTTGACTAAGTTGCACCAGGTTCTAGATCTCTCCCCCATTTCTGCCTTTTCCGGTAATTCAGTATTGGAAGCATGTATAGACTTGGATTCCGGTACAAGTTCCCCTTCAAGCGAAGAAGACAATGATTCAATGCCCTCTAATGGAAACTCGGTTATATCTCCCCTTTTCCATAACAAACTTCCATTTATTTGCAATTCGCCATTAGTAATAGTGCCATTTCTTAACGGACCATTTGATTTACTGCATGGTGAAGACCTTTTATTCTTTCTagctttttttctctttcttttaATACGTTCCCTATGCCTCAAAAATTTGAGTTTTAACCCCAAGTCCATTAAAGTATTCTCCATACCATTTAGATTTTGAAATAATGTATCATCACATGAACATATCATATTAATATGATCATTAATATACTCATTTAAAGATTTACTTacaaatatttgtttatcaTTTCGAATTCTTAAGTGTTCactcatatataaatattcgcACTTTTTTGAACTCCCCTTGCATACCTCCTTCATATCGCTTTTTTCCACTTTGCAT
This genomic window contains:
- the PmUG01_04016300 gene encoding conserved Plasmodium protein, unknown function, with product MLNRNGKPDSRLERKYINRYDLTACGGSISHSPHTIPERSSTPILSCELFRNKDNQKSCSYLLKSAVLNLNHIIYLLGRNNNIYVELAQYISYELQYLEQCSKCNMDRSNKLNEGSKYNMMNAHNNSSCISVSLTDLIYVFNFYIYMKYYCFHFFIIILRLIEKASDISNINHKMIIRFLESCIKLKNEINKSMNNTCKRKYFNKRYQRWFYYRFPSSYCFLFIRNSIFKKKWTLSIHSLSPIMRGDNYSRKSFNSALSSSPRSTISSAITTSSTATLCTHNILPHLRSEIKKKRCMHFVLQKRKCYINTTYAKYRKRKHNEMMNTCNELLHRCTTLFFNRHIDVNLIMSYVKMATKWCKCVRSASRTSGCTSSGADAQERWDRLTSAVEQCLKKNCAYFHTDEVVGMINFLMEEKYNSKELKDPIKHICRKFCVDCRRNKSSEYYSVKEIRDIVSLLAKRKHFDENFLTCASRYIIDNMDTINSNNLTQIVINMYRILKYNKNELLYEILNRYNPPDTRKSRKYTIVNSFFLEKTKMKYRKKGIRQLDRSNKKMCIRWGNSLNSFSYSMNCDNKEKDVEDNKKNAINFRKIRNFDKVKIKKLLQFIKVLIDNNIYIDSRWSEYFFSLIKNKYVFIKTKNYHLLCFALLHIELKKNITKFFHPYSKYNIYSTYSFVQIVSTNNLSSLIQITLLFSFYMHKQGTTLFFALLFNILRKFCKRSKGILTGMHDWRGSNCANGEIVFPHSSTSYIQDDHIIETYSQSAYSHDMKIYEKNKNNKYQKKKEKKKKFEFMNKIDKVKIPSCDLLEWNVPHNRVAHENVLQIQKQIQYELHQLHELQKDEPMQCHQGWDGIVQRGGELSLIGASSESRSSDSILNEHRHFRKNGSSLEPCGFAEEKNVKGGSFKRTGNARSREIANCGNDNTYSLSHIADIAFPDGNVNRGDTNVETAFYKSKKEKVFSTECNGKYDSDYFDQLNNSRNVLLIINNLFFHIKMGYNGGSSSGGSGISSSSTDVNSCLLKSENTQSCSANFTLEQLTIRQLLLLYEAYTLCCSYIDHSLKTIKIMNNDKNAISSKFHKQVASVVAQLSSKSEVINELVHHPFQVDICIRRKFP
- the PmUG01_04016400 gene encoding DEAD/DEAH box helicase, putative, with protein sequence MLLFFCYRFRFLLSCSFLVLVFFFFFFSFLLFLFLFLFLFYFLFFLFFFFFFFFVISASPVVLVNRKNIPLFIMNNTLTRNKHDNTNINLCSEKSVEYLSRPVVKEAKKDKELIHNRSNGTMHNKLEVEKIECTGGKVKVKEDEHNDYLSHGGNEGEQVDINQNDEFNLSDIVVSTCKVEKSDMKEVCKGSSKKCEYLYMSEHLRIRNDKQIFVSKSLNEYINDHINMICSCDDTLFQNLNGMENTLMDLGLKLKFLRHRERIKRKRKKARKNKRSSPCSKSNGPLRNGTITNGELQINGSLLWKRGDITEFPLEGIESLSSSLEGELVPESKSIHASNTELPEKAEMGERSRTWCNLVKSGDDSDSSFLFSDSSDSEENSTDSSNTSDEEIIERLEFDEEELSNLKKLERAKNVYFRHINEICIKYNMMSHFNLKFFEKVKSITDKNIKMKHKNLNVMKDLMEVMRNIFSNEDMVKKIELKQKKLRADVINSLFGFHIISDNQPMKIPIKCMNRLRCENQPAANIFAYRSLQNRRRAETALDELWSASGMGSGKGSDMGSGKGSGMGSGKGSGMGSGKGSGMGSGKGSGVSSGTVSGKGEQNLKLSGDKNKCSVSFNEDINKIESVTKNSLEKYINNIKKSSKIQNKINNLKQYILVTNWNSLRKHSNYINMVYEERIEHKKVLANLCYNQMKAIEQKRKIIVEREEKERMRLLKENNMDEYIKLIKKTKNKRLQELVAVTEKFLSNMTSSMLLQKGGGIVEKKINGSINGEIIISGSCSSNLNDCNSSGGSSGSGGSNHNGSGSSDGMGKSAGITKRDENANESHMTNYKNTREEYYRLSHSVKEKVVQPSILVGGKLMQYQLEGLEWLVSLYNNNLHGILADEMGLGKTVQTISLFAYLKEFKYGANTGSAIRGSEGSGTGSATSSTNLKSIVIVPLSTLPNWINEFSIWCPTLNVITYIGNKIHRRNMGKHLLECEFDICLTTFDFVIKEKTVLMKIAWNYIVVDEGHRMKNNKSRFHKILSEFKSKHRVLLTGTPLQNNLSELWSLLNFLLPKIFCSCVDFEKWFIEPLHNEKGVYETITEEEQLLIINRLHSVLLPFMLRRVKKDVLKSLPKKYEYNVHIELSLYQKILYKQIETKGFKQVNHNGSVTTKTFQNIVMQLRKIVNHPYLFLDDYNIDEMLIKCSGKFEVLDRMLPKLVKFKHKILIFSQMTKLMDILCDYLDLRQYKYHRLDGNIALNERKKIIEAFNRGNDQSGQNGKRGGIDNNGGSQGDGESGDSVDNGGRCQRDRTLGEKPRDELANGGNEDTMIFILSTRSGSLGLNLQAADTVIIFDSDFNPHQDIQAMCRCHRIGQKNVVKVFRFITLSEVEELVLKKAQNKLKMNDKVIQAGLYNNIYNDEDRQNKLKNIFKRYQQNDATTQPTNPIVLNYYMGRNEEEIDYFLHFDKNYFGEHYFSVLNSLSREDLGKGQFTYMSEDEEGKGREVSDEGDVEIEVDVGDETDVEIGVDVSVETSKHMMCGQRGKEQRNSVKDAEHSENLAKGCLNKKQDDSFSSDLEHEKNDVKNIKAESEQHNVTMSNHSSNKLKRGQPGERDEVTDKNSINSTGICADNCNNKSTLSFGDVNDTSLQEGEEMDHTILYNTAHNAAHSASHEVQDDFYSFILREENQNEVERVLIKTNKLINKEELPSYLFYDDTDECTEINFKRRRKVINANLMEEEKLTENDFIKLIENSFAEKSTHEEKRTLNELGEPEQFVTGEEEVGIEEVGIEKVGIEEVGIEKVGIEEVGIEEVGIGEMDNPKKKICIDGKSCTDKKTCADGKPHNSENSTQEFPLKGSVPYNVRSSSRKKVSCDIIRLSNTGSIASDTPSPANSKNLSPKKKGKRKYSGSFSEMSIEKKYAQGDADDELKKKKKRNK